One Candidatus Omnitrophota bacterium genomic window, TCGGAAGGTTTAAGTTTAGCAGATTCCTCTTTATCAATTTCGCTGGCGTAAATTAAGCCCTCAAGGTCCTCGTCAATTTTGACAAAGACACCAAAATCGGTAATGCTGACGACTTCGGCTTCAAGCACGGTATCCAAGGGGTACTTCTCGGCAATTTGCTGCCAAGGATTGTCCTGCAGCTGCTTAAGGCCCAGAGATATCCTCCTGTTTTGGCTGTCAACCGAAAGGATAACTACCTCAATTTTTTGCCCTTTCTTAAGTAATTCCTGAGGATGGTTTATTCTCTTTGTCCATGACATATCGGAGACATGAATCATACCCTCAAGATTGCTGTCTAGTTCCACAAAAGCTCCGTAGTCGGTAAAACTCCTGACTTTGCCGGTGACTTTGGAGTTAACAGGATATCTGTTTTCTGCGTCAAGCCATGGATTCTGCTCCAGTTGTTTAAGGCTCAACGATATTCTCCGGGATTCAATATCCACGCTCAGAATCTGGGCTTCCACCATATCCCCTATGGCAAATATTTCGTTGGGGTTGCTGATCCTTTTTGTCCATGAGATCTCTGAGATATGGATAAGGCCCTCTATCCCCTTTTCTAGCTCTACAAAAACCCCATAAGGCAATATATTAACAATTTTGCCTTTGACCTTAGAACCAACGCTATATTTATCCTCAATCCCCTGCCATGGATCGGGCAACCTTTGCTTCAACCCTAAAGAAACCTTTTCAGCGGCCTTATCCATATTAAGTATCATAACCTCGATCTTGTCTCCAAGAGCCACTATCTCGGAAGGATGGCTTATTTTCGACCATGACATATCGGTAATATGCAATAGCCCGTCAACGCCTCCCAAATCGATAAAAGCCCCGAAATCGGTTATTGCCTTAACAGTCCCGGAAAATACCTGGCCGATCTTTAGGTCGTTCCACACCTTCTCCTTGACCTCTTCTTTGAATTTCTGCACGGCTTCCTTCCGGGAAAGGATTATGCTGTGCCTTAGATTGTTTATCTTAACGATTTTAAACTTAAATTCTTTGCTTAAGATATCCCTGTCCTGTATACCTTTAAAGGAAGATAGCGATAGGGGCAGAAATCCTTCCACACCCATGACATCCACAAGGAACCCTCCTTTTACTTTTTTATTCGGCCTGCCGCTGACAAATTCCTGAGTATTATATGAACTGACTATCTTATCCCAACCCTTGATCCGGATTGCTTTTTCCCGTGATAAGCCGATCATGCCGGAGTCGTCTTCGATTGAGTCAACAAGAAAATCAAGCTCCTTATCGACCTGAAGGTCTTCCTTGCTGAATTCTGAGATAGGAACGATTCCTTCCGATTTAAATCCCACATCGACTAAAACCTCTTTAGGTTTGACAGAAACGATTCTACCCTTAATTATCTGGCCTTCGCTTATATCCTTGATACTTTCATTGTAAAGCTGCTCTAAACTCATGCTTGCGTCTTTCATTTATTGATTCCTCCTAATATTATTTTAGTTAGTTTTTTACGTTAGTATCCACAAAACCGCACCTTTTAAGGTACGGATGGAGTGTGTACGTTCAGTATTCCGCTCCAAGAAACCTCAGGCTAAAGCCTGAGGGCCTTCATTTTCTATTTATTTTAACTTGCTACAAAAAAACACCTCCCTTACGGATAATTTTTAGACCTTAAGGCATCGCCCCAGAATAATCATTATCAGGCATTTGAGACAGAGGCGATATCTTTTATTTCCCGCATTACACGCTGGGCATTTTCTTCATACGATAACGCAGGATCTGAAACCAGCTGTTTGCCAAAAATAACTTTTATCTTGGCAAATTTTATAAATTTAGCGCCCTTAGGAAGCACCAGGTTACTTCCGGTTATAAAAGCCGGGACTACGGGTGCCTGGGTTTTTGACATAAGAAAACCTACGCCTGCACGCGGGTCTTTGATTTGGCCGTCGGCACTGCGTGTCCCCTCCGGGAATAATATAATACCGAAATTAGCCTTGACTTCCCTTATGGCTATTTTTAATGCCGATATATCTGCGGAACCGCGTTTAAGCTTAATAGTCCTTAAAAGAGGAAGCAACCAGTTCATGACAGGGGCTTCAAAAAGATCGTGCCTGGCCATATAGCTTACTTTCCTGGGACATGCAACTCCCAAAACAACAGGATCAAAATAGCTTACATGGTTAGACACCAGTATAAAACCGCCGCTTCTCGGAATATTTTCCAGGCCGCTCACACCAAGCCTGAAGAAAATCTTAAGCACAACAAAACAAATAAATCTTGCGATATTATAAAACATCAGTAACCATCTTAGTGCCGTAAGATAAAAGCTGTTTTGAACGCAAAAGACTCCTGGCTTCCGAATAGATCCGCATTATCGGTTCTGTGCCCGAACCCCTGAACATCAGCCAGCCTTCATCCTCACAAATCAATTTTATGCCGTCAAAATCCTTTATCTGCACAACCTTCTTGCCCAATATTTCTTTTGGCAGGACCAGGTCTTTGATATCGACCATTGTTTTTAGGCGGAGGTCATTTCTCAAATAATAATATTTACCAAATTTTTTCTCTGTCTCTTCAAGGATCTTTCTTATGTCTTTGTTCCGGTAAACCATCATCTCAAGAAGCAATAAACCTGCAACAGTGCCATCGCGTTCAGGGATATATCCTTTTACCCCCATACCTCCTGCCTCTTCGCCTCCTGTTACGATATCCTCTTTCTCCATAAGATTTGATATGTACTTAAAACCAACCGGGGTTTCATATAATTTTACTTTCAGGGCATCAGCGATATTATCAATCATGGTCGAGCCGGCGATAGTTTTTACGATACCACCTGACCAGCCGCGGTCCTCATGCAGATGCAATGCAAGCAAGCCTAGTATTTTCTGCGGATGTATAAAAAGCCCTCCTGGAGCAACAGCTGCGATCCTGTCTGCATCACCGTCTAAGGCTATGCCCAGGTCAAATTTTCCATCTTTTACCCTTCTTTTTAACTCAGCAAGATTGTCTTCGATCGGTTCCGGCCCGCGGCCGCCGAAAGCCGGATTCACATCATTCCTGATAAACTCAATCTTTATATTTGTACCTTTAAGCACCTGGCTTATATAACTGTCCCCTGAACCATGCATTGAATCTACAAGCACCTTGAATTTCTTGCTTTTTATACGTTTGAAATCAATATAATTCCTGATAAAACTTATATAATCATTAACCATATTGTATTCTTTTATTTGAACAGAGTCAGTGCTGTCTTTAACAACAGGATTCTTACCGAGAAGCCCTTCAACTTCAGCAGTTACTTCAGGCCCGGCAGCCCCTCCGGCAGAATTTTTTATTTTAAAACCATTGTATTCGGGAGGGTTATGCGAGGCGGTTATCATTATTCCCAAATCAAGCTTCTTATTCTTCACCGCAAAGCTTAACGTAGGAGTAGGTATTGCCCTATCAGAAAGCAATACAGAATGCTTGTTATTGCTTAACACCTTGGATACGATTTTAGCGAATTTATCGGACATAAAACGCGTATCAAAACCCACCGCTACTTTTTTTGGCCCTGACAAATAATCTGAAACAGCCTGAGAAACTATTTTAAGATTCTCGAATGTATAGTTGTCTGCTATGACGCCGCGCCAGCCGTCAGTCCCGAATTTTATTTCATCCCTGTCCTTCATAATTTCATCCTTTCTATTGCTGTCTTTACATCGTTGGATTTAAATATATAAGAGGCGGCTACAAGTATGTTCGCACCTGCCTCTTTTGCTAACCTGCCAGTATGTTCATTTATGCCTCCATCAACGGCAATATCTCCGTCATAAATACTGCGTAGTTTTTTTATTTTAGGTAATACCCGCGGAATAAAACTCTGCCCCGAGAACCCGGGCCTTACCGACATAACCAAGATAAAATCAACACATCCAATAACATCTTTGATCCTGCTTAAAGGCGTGGATGGATTAAGAGATATACCGGGACGGGCCTTAAGCCTGCGTATCTTGACTGCCAACTTCTTAAAAGCTGCGGGAGTGATTGCTTCAATATGCAGAGTAACGATATCTGCTCCTGCCTTTATGAATTCTTCTATATAGTCCTGGGGCCTCTCTATCATCAAATGCGCTTCAATAGGGAGTTTCGTGACTTTGCGTATGTCTTTTACCACAACGGGACCGATGGTTATATTAGGGACAAAATTACCGTCCATAACGTCAACGTGGATCATATCCGCACCGGAAGACTCGACCATTTTTATCTGTTCGCCCAGGCAGGAAAAATCAGCAGACAAAATCGACGGAGAAACCTGTATCTTCATATGTATAGCCTCTTTCTTAAGATATACCTAAAGACCTTATCCGGGACAAGATACCTGAAAGATTTTCCTTCTCTGATACTCTTTCTTATCTCAAAGGCAGAAATATCCACTGCCCTGATATTAATTTTTGAAATATATGAGGGGATCTTTTCTAAGGGGTATCCCGGACGGGTCGCCACTATGAACTTGACCATCTTAATAATCTCATCCAGGTCCTTCCATTCATCCAGATAATTCAACAGGTCTGAGCCGGTAATAAAAAAAAGTTCAGCCTTAGGATATACCTTCCTTAATTCCCCTAAAGTATCTATTGTAAAAGATGGCCCTTTCCTTTTAATTTCTATGTCCGAGACCGAAAAATATTTGTTCCCTTCTATGGCCATTTTAACCATTTTATACCGGTCGCCTGCCGAAGCGATATCTGAGCTATCCTTATGCGGCGGCAGGAATGTAGGCACAAATATTACATGGTCAAAGGAAAGCTTCTCTCTAATTTCTTCGGCCATAATTAAGTGGCCTACATGTATCGGATTAAAGGTGCCCCCCAGAATCCCCAGTTTCATTGTCTTATTTGCCCGTTTCCAAAAACCATATATTTATAAGTGGTCAGTTCTTCGAGCGCCATTGGCCCCCGTGCATGCAACTTATCCGTGGATATACCGATTTCAGCCCCCATCCCAAACTGATAACCATCGGTAAAACGGGTAGAGGCATTAACATAAACACATGCCGAATCAACCTGTTTAAGGAATTCCATGGCGTTATCGTAATTTTCAGTAACTATGGAATCAGAATGATGAGAACCATAATTATTTATATGGTCTATCGCAGCTTTCACATCATTAACGACCTTGACTGAAAGCACAAGATCAAGGTATTCTGTCCGGTAATCTTTTTCAGTGGCCTTTCTTAAGCCTTTGACTATTTTTAAAGTGATCGGACAGCCGCGTATTTGGACTCCGGAAGCACGTAATTTTTTCAGCATTGAAGGCAGGAACCTTACGGCAGCGTCCTTATGTACAAGCATACTCTCCATAGCATTGCATACTCCCGGACGCTGGACTTTAGCGTTAAAACATATGCTCTCAGCCATATTTAAATCCGCCCATTCATCTACATAAACATGACATATACCCTTATAGTGTTTGATTACAGGAATTTTTGAGATCTCTGTAACCCTGTTTATAAGCCCTTGGCCGCCTCTAGGAATGACCAAATCAATATCATTATTAAGAGCCAGCAGGTAATCGACAGCCTTCCTGTGCTTAAATTCCAACAGGTTCGCTGCACCTTTAGGTATATGGTTTGCAAGCAATACTTTATTAAGCACCTTGAAAATAGCCAGGTTAGAATACAATGATTCGCTCCCCCCCTTTAATATGACACTGTTACCTGACTTGAAACATAAGCCTATACAGTCAGAGGTGACATTAGGGCGAGATTCATAAATAATGGCAATAACTCCTATCGGCACACGCACCTTATGGATCCAAAGCCCATTGGGTCTTCTCCAGGCTTTAATAACTTCTCCGATAGGATCGCTCAGCTTAGAAATCTCAAGCAAAGAATCAGACATATCAGCTATTCTTTTGTCGCTGAGTATAAGACGGTCAATAAAAGCTGCACCCAACTTCATTTTCCTTGCTGCGCTGATATCTTTTTTATTGCCATTGATAATCTCAGCTTTAAATCTTATTAATGCCAGTGCCATATCTTTAATAATCTTATTCTTCTTTTCAGAAGAAAGATTCACCAGGGCGCTAGCAGCAAGTCTGGCTTCTGAAGCCATTCTTTTTATTTCTTTTTTAGAATCCATAATCCACCCCTTTAAAGGAATAGTTAGATCAAAAGAACCAGGTTGTCACAATGTATTATCTCTTTAGGGAAACGCCTGCCTTTTATTTTATCGACTTCTTTCTCGGAAAAGTCAGCTCTGCCCCGGGCAAATTCATTATTTTCGGAATCAATGATACTTACCACATCTCCGCGCTCAAAAGAGCCTTTAGTGGCAATTACACCAACAGATAATAGGCTCTTCTTCCTTAACAGTGCTTCCTTTGCACCGTCATCAACTACGATCTTGCCTAAAGGGTTTGTTCCATGCGCTATCCAATGCTTCCTGGAACTAAGCTTATTTTGAGATAAAAATAGAGTTCCGCTGCCCTCAGGGTCAATTAATACGGAATTTATGATACCTGGCTTTCTTCCATTTGCTATAACGCATGGGATACCTGAATCAATAGCGATTTTGGCAGCTTCAAGCTTGGTAATCATGCCTCCGACGCAGGTCTTTTTACTGGTCGGACATGCTAATTCTTTAATCTGAGATGTAATCTGAGTAACCAGGCTGATTAACTTTCTCTTTTTATCCAGCAATCCATCAACATCAGAAAGTATTATAAGCAAATCAGCTGAAATTAATTTTGCCACAAGCGCTGATAACCTGTCATTATCCCCAAACTTAATCTCATTTGTGGATACAGTGTCATTTTCATTTACTATCGGAAGGCTCTTATATTTAAGCAGGGCAAGCAAGGTTTCTCTTGCTCTTAAATAACGCTTACGGTCATTAAAATCTTCCCAGGTAAGAAGCACCTGTGCTGTTCTTGTTTTACCATTAAAGAATCCCCGGTAAGCGCTCATTAATTCGTTCTGCCCAATAGCTGAAGAGGCCTGTAAAGCGCTCATTTGCCTTGGCCTTTCCTTTAACCCCAAGGCACGCACTCCGCATGCAATAGCCCCGGAAGACACCAGCACAACCTCTTTCTTGCCGTCAATAAGCGATTGCACCTGGGCGCATACTTCATAAAGCGCATCGAGCTCCAAAGATTCGCTACCGCCAAATATACTGCTACCGATTTTTATAACGATCCTCTTAAAGTTTTTCATTTATCGCCTCTATCAGTTCTTTAAGCCCGGTTTTTTCTAAGGCTGAGATCGGATATATTTTCTTTTTTATCTTCCTTCTGAATTTCTTAAGATTCTCATCCGAACCAGCTATGTCCATTTTATTAGCCGCAATCACCTGCGGCTTTTTATTAAGCAATGGGCTATGTTTTTTTAACTCAACAATAATTTTCTTATAATCCTCAACCGGATCCCTGCCTTCAACTGCGGCCATGTCAATTACATGGAGCAGGACCTTGGTCCTTTCAATATGCCTGAGGAATTTATCTCCCAGGCCTTTGCCGGAAGAAGAACCCTCGATTAGGCCGGGTATATCAGCGATTATAAATTTATTAGAACCTGTATTTACGCTTCCCAGGACCGGGAATTTGGTAGTGAAAGGGTATGATGCTATCTCTGGGCGCGCATTTGAAATAGCCGTAATAAGGGTAGATTTACCAGCATTAGGAAAGCCTATAATACCGACATCGGCAATAAGCTTTAAATCCAGTATTAAATCTCTTTCTTGCCCAGGCTGGCCATCGGTGACCTCTTTATTCCGGTAATTACCATTACCTCCCAGCCCGCCTTTTGCTACAACAAATTCTTCCTGGTCATTCTCCAGGTCACGCAAGATACAACCGCTGGCAAGGTCTTTAATAACAGTTCCGCAGGGTACGCGGATGATCAGGTTTTGGGCGTCCCTCCCTTTTTGATTTTTGCCTGATCCGTGCGAACCGTTTTGTCCATTAAAATGCCTGTTATACTGGAAATCCAGCAAAGTGCTTAAATTACGGTCAGCGCGGATTACAACGCTTGCTCCGTCACCGCCGCTACCGCCATCAGGTATTCCTTTTCTCTGGTATTTATCCCGATAGAAACTTTTGCAACCTTTGCCACCGTTGCCTGCCTTAACATTAATTTTGACGGTATCAATGAACATCCATTTATTTACCTACCTTTATATCTTTGATTTTGATCCTAGTAAGTTGCTGACGGTGGCCTTTCGTCCAATGAGAAGACTTCCTCCGGCGGTATTTAAAAGATATTTTTTTATCCGACTTTACCTGGTCAAGCACTGAGGCATGGACTATCGCATTCTTTAAATAAGGCTGCCCTATCAGGATATTCTCTGAATCCGCTGTCAGTAGTACTTTATCCAGCAAAAGCTCTTTGTTTTTCTGAGCGTCCTGCTTCTCAACATCAATAATATCGTCCTTTTTTACAACATATTGTTTTGCTCCAACTTCAATAACTGCATACATTTGTTATCCTCCTTAAATCAAATATTAGTTACGGGTGAGCATAAATTATACTACCTAAGCCTGGTCAGGTCAAGGATAAATTAAGCATTAATTCAATAGATGCTGACTTCCTCTATATGCATGGAAGGGTCAGGGATAAGATTGATCTTGGTCCTGAATTTATTTTCCAGATACCTAAGGCTGTTTTTGTTTCTTAGCACCTCTTCGGCAACCAGGGAATTCAGTTTAAGGTTCAATTGCCTGTCCTTTTGAGGTTTCATGACTTTAAGCGCTTTTTTCAGTTCTTTCATTGCCGAAATTGATATGGTAAGCACGCTCCTTATCTTGCCTTTTCCGTTGCAATAAGGGCAATTTTGGAAGGTCATAGTCTGGACTGTATTGTGTATCCTCTCCCTGGTCATTTCAACTAAACCGAATTTAGAAATACCGAGGATATCGTATTTAGCCCTATCATTACTAAGAGCGCGCTTAAGGGTATTTAAGACTTCCCTGCGATGGTTTTCTCTCTGCATATCAATAAAATCTATCACTATAATCCCGCCCAAATCCCTTAGCACTAATTGCCGCGCCACTTCTTCGGCCGCCTCGCAATTAACCTTAAAAGCCGCTTCTTCCTGTTGGATATTTCTCTTAAATCCGCCGCTGTTAACGTCAATGACCACCAGACCCTCTGTCGGCTCGATAACCAGGTAGGCCTTAGATTTTAAATAAACTTTTGCATCAAATATCCTGTTTATCTGTTTTTCGATATCTTTATCCAGGAATAAGTCTTCGCCCCTGTATAAATCTACCTTTGAGTTAAGATAATTCATAAAGGCCTTCATGAACCTTTTTATCCTTATGAATTCATTCTTGGAATCAACTATTAACTTATCGACATCATCGCTGAATGAATCCCTGATAACCCTGAAAACCAAATCGTATTCTTCATATATTAGCGCAGGGGACTTCCTGGCCTGGATTATCCTCTCGATCCTCTTCCATAGCTTTATAAGAAAATAAGCGTCTCTCTGCAACTCCTGCTTTGACTTCCCCCAGGCAGCAGTCCGGACGATAAAACCTACGCCCTTGGGCAGCTTGATCTCCGCAAGTATTGACCTGAGCCGTTTTCTTTCCTCATCATCTTCTATCCTTCGCGAAACCCCAATTTGCGAATCTTGAGGCATAAGCACAATATATCTTCCGGCTATGCCTATGTGGCAAGAAAGCCTCGGGCCTTTATTCCCAAAAGATTCTTTGACTACCTGCACCAGGACCTCCTGGCCCTTTTCTACTTTCTTTGCAGAAAAAACGGCATTATCAGATAATTCATAATTCGAATCAATCTCAGAAAGATAAAGGAACCCCTTTTTGTTTAAACCGATATCGACAAATGCCGCCCCAATAGAAGGCATAACTGCCTCTATCCTGCCTTTATAGATATTACCGACTATTGTTTTATCCTGGGGCCTCTCAATATAAAACTCCTGGAGCCGCCCGTCTTTTACTATCGCTACTCTCTTTTCCTGCTCTTCAATATTGATTAGAATTTCTTTATGCATTTTTGTCTTCCTTATAAATAAGAACCTCTTTAATCTTTATGTCTGAAGGCAGCTGCTCCTGCAGCCTTTCCTTGAAATCTGATGCGGAAACCATTTTTTCCAAAATTATTGTCGCTTCCTGGTCAATACCCTTTAATCCCAGCTTCAATGCCTGCTTTATGCTGAATTTAGGATGCGGGTTGAATCCTTTTGTAATTAAAAGAGGGAATTCAGAACGCCTGAATGCCCTCATAAATAATCTCATTAAGTCCAGATGAGATATATATACCATCTGGCCTATCTTATCAAATTTAAAGTTTACGCTATACATGCAAAATAAAGGGACACTCCTAATATTTAGAGTGCCCCCATTTTCCCGTATCAATAAGAACTCTCTAGGGCTATCTCTTCTTATTTTTCTTCTTGTTTTCCGGATCCGGATATCCTATGCCCTCAGGAGTAAGCCCAACCCGCTCCTCATATTTAGAAATATTCTCTACTGAGAAATCTATATCCCGTATAACTCTGACAGTAATAAAGATCAATAAATCTATTTTTTGAGTATCAATTGTTTCTCTTTTAAACAATAAACCCAAAAGCGGGATCTTATTCAAGAACGGAACACTCAAGATCTGTTTCTTCTTAACATCTTTAAGCAGGCCTCCGATTACAATCGTCTCTCCATCCCTCATTAAGATACGCGTCTCAGCTTCTCTGGTATCGATTATCGGATAGGCGTTTGTACCAAGCGTGCTCGTATAATCAGTAACAGCAGGATGTATAACCATATTGATATCATCATTAGCTCCTACTTGAGGCACCACGTTAAGCTGAATACCAATATCCTGATAATAATCCAAAGTAACCTGTGTAGTCGCTGTTTCGGTGCCGGATATTTCAGTCTTGAGTATAGGATACCTGGTTCCTACAAGAATACTGGCCTCCTGATTATTAAGCGTTACTATGCTCGGGGACGATAACACATTGCTTCCGCTAGTTTCTTCCACGGCAT contains:
- the rpsA gene encoding 30S ribosomal protein S1, which translates into the protein MKDASMSLEQLYNESIKDISEGQIIKGRIVSVKPKEVLVDVGFKSEGIVPISEFSKEDLQVDKELDFLVDSIEDDSGMIGLSREKAIRIKGWDKIVSSYNTQEFVSGRPNKKVKGGFLVDVMGVEGFLPLSLSSFKGIQDRDILSKEFKFKIVKINNLRHSIILSRKEAVQKFKEEVKEKVWNDLKIGQVFSGTVKAITDFGAFIDLGGVDGLLHITDMSWSKISHPSEIVALGDKIEVMILNMDKAAEKVSLGLKQRLPDPWQGIEDKYSVGSKVKGKIVNILPYGVFVELEKGIEGLIHISEISWTKRISNPNEIFAIGDMVEAQILSVDIESRRISLSLKQLEQNPWLDAENRYPVNSKVTGKVRSFTDYGAFVELDSNLEGMIHVSDMSWTKRINHPQELLKKGQKIEVVILSVDSQNRRISLGLKQLQDNPWQQIAEKYPLDTVLEAEVVSITDFGVFVKIDEDLEGLIYASEIDKEESAKLKPSDKIKVKVIKVDIDQAKIGLSAKV
- a CDS encoding 1-acyl-sn-glycerol-3-phosphate acyltransferase is translated as MFYNIARFICFVVLKIFFRLGVSGLENIPRSGGFILVSNHVSYFDPVVLGVACPRKVSYMARHDLFEAPVMNWLLPLLRTIKLKRGSADISALKIAIREVKANFGIILFPEGTRSADGQIKDPRAGVGFLMSKTQAPVVPAFITGSNLVLPKGAKFIKFAKIKVIFGKQLVSDPALSYEENAQRVMREIKDIASVSNA
- a CDS encoding phosphoglucomutase/phosphomannomutase family protein, with amino-acid sequence MKDRDEIKFGTDGWRGVIADNYTFENLKIVSQAVSDYLSGPKKVAVGFDTRFMSDKFAKIVSKVLSNNKHSVLLSDRAIPTPTLSFAVKNKKLDLGIMITASHNPPEYNGFKIKNSAGGAAGPEVTAEVEGLLGKNPVVKDSTDSVQIKEYNMVNDYISFIRNYIDFKRIKSKKFKVLVDSMHGSGDSYISQVLKGTNIKIEFIRNDVNPAFGGRGPEPIEDNLAELKRRVKDGKFDLGIALDGDADRIAAVAPGGLFIHPQKILGLLALHLHEDRGWSGGIVKTIAGSTMIDNIADALKVKLYETPVGFKYISNLMEKEDIVTGGEEAGGMGVKGYIPERDGTVAGLLLLEMMVYRNKDIRKILEETEKKFGKYYYLRNDLRLKTMVDIKDLVLPKEILGKKVVQIKDFDGIKLICEDEGWLMFRGSGTEPIMRIYSEARSLLRSKQLLSYGTKMVTDVL
- the rpe gene encoding ribulose-phosphate 3-epimerase; the protein is MKIQVSPSILSADFSCLGEQIKMVESSGADMIHVDVMDGNFVPNITIGPVVVKDIRKVTKLPIEAHLMIERPQDYIEEFIKAGADIVTLHIEAITPAAFKKLAVKIRRLKARPGISLNPSTPLSRIKDVIGCVDFILVMSVRPGFSGQSFIPRVLPKIKKLRSIYDGDIAVDGGINEHTGRLAKEAGANILVAASYIFKSNDVKTAIERMKL
- a CDS encoding nicotinate-nucleotide adenylyltransferase; this encodes MKLGILGGTFNPIHVGHLIMAEEIREKLSFDHVIFVPTFLPPHKDSSDIASAGDRYKMVKMAIEGNKYFSVSDIEIKRKGPSFTIDTLGELRKVYPKAELFFITGSDLLNYLDEWKDLDEIIKMVKFIVATRPGYPLEKIPSYISKINIRAVDISAFEIRKSIREGKSFRYLVPDKVFRYILRKRLYI
- a CDS encoding glutamate-5-semialdehyde dehydrogenase, with the translated sequence MDSKKEIKRMASEARLAASALVNLSSEKKNKIIKDMALALIRFKAEIINGNKKDISAARKMKLGAAFIDRLILSDKRIADMSDSLLEISKLSDPIGEVIKAWRRPNGLWIHKVRVPIGVIAIIYESRPNVTSDCIGLCFKSGNSVILKGGSESLYSNLAIFKVLNKVLLANHIPKGAANLLEFKHRKAVDYLLALNNDIDLVIPRGGQGLINRVTEISKIPVIKHYKGICHVYVDEWADLNMAESICFNAKVQRPGVCNAMESMLVHKDAAVRFLPSMLKKLRASGVQIRGCPITLKIVKGLRKATEKDYRTEYLDLVLSVKVVNDVKAAIDHINNYGSHHSDSIVTENYDNAMEFLKQVDSACVYVNASTRFTDGYQFGMGAEIGISTDKLHARGPMALEELTTYKYMVFGNGQIRQ
- the proB gene encoding glutamate 5-kinase, translated to MKNFKRIVIKIGSSIFGGSESLELDALYEVCAQVQSLIDGKKEVVLVSSGAIACGVRALGLKERPRQMSALQASSAIGQNELMSAYRGFFNGKTRTAQVLLTWEDFNDRKRYLRARETLLALLKYKSLPIVNENDTVSTNEIKFGDNDRLSALVAKLISADLLIILSDVDGLLDKKRKLISLVTQITSQIKELACPTSKKTCVGGMITKLEAAKIAIDSGIPCVIANGRKPGIINSVLIDPEGSGTLFLSQNKLSSRKHWIAHGTNPLGKIVVDDGAKEALLRKKSLLSVGVIATKGSFERGDVVSIIDSENNEFARGRADFSEKEVDKIKGRRFPKEIIHCDNLVLLI
- the obgE gene encoding GTPase ObgE gives rise to the protein MFIDTVKINVKAGNGGKGCKSFYRDKYQRKGIPDGGSGGDGASVVIRADRNLSTLLDFQYNRHFNGQNGSHGSGKNQKGRDAQNLIIRVPCGTVIKDLASGCILRDLENDQEEFVVAKGGLGGNGNYRNKEVTDGQPGQERDLILDLKLIADVGIIGFPNAGKSTLITAISNARPEIASYPFTTKFPVLGSVNTGSNKFIIADIPGLIEGSSSGKGLGDKFLRHIERTKVLLHVIDMAAVEGRDPVEDYKKIIVELKKHSPLLNKKPQVIAANKMDIAGSDENLKKFRRKIKKKIYPISALEKTGLKELIEAINEKL
- the rplU gene encoding 50S ribosomal protein L21, encoding MYAVIEVGAKQYVVKKDDIIDVEKQDAQKNKELLLDKVLLTADSENILIGQPYLKNAIVHASVLDQVKSDKKISFKYRRRKSSHWTKGHRQQLTRIKIKDIKVGK
- a CDS encoding Rne/Rng family ribonuclease, yielding MHKEILINIEEQEKRVAIVKDGRLQEFYIERPQDKTIVGNIYKGRIEAVMPSIGAAFVDIGLNKKGFLYLSEIDSNYELSDNAVFSAKKVEKGQEVLVQVVKESFGNKGPRLSCHIGIAGRYIVLMPQDSQIGVSRRIEDDEERKRLRSILAEIKLPKGVGFIVRTAAWGKSKQELQRDAYFLIKLWKRIERIIQARKSPALIYEEYDLVFRVIRDSFSDDVDKLIVDSKNEFIRIKRFMKAFMNYLNSKVDLYRGEDLFLDKDIEKQINRIFDAKVYLKSKAYLVIEPTEGLVVIDVNSGGFKRNIQQEEAAFKVNCEAAEEVARQLVLRDLGGIIVIDFIDMQRENHRREVLNTLKRALSNDRAKYDILGISKFGLVEMTRERIHNTVQTMTFQNCPYCNGKGKIRSVLTISISAMKELKKALKVMKPQKDRQLNLKLNSLVAEEVLRNKNSLRYLENKFRTKINLIPDPSMHIEEVSIY
- a CDS encoding DUF2344 domain-containing protein, coding for MYSVNFKFDKIGQMVYISHLDLMRLFMRAFRRSEFPLLITKGFNPHPKFSIKQALKLGLKGIDQEATIILEKMVSASDFKERLQEQLPSDIKIKEVLIYKEDKNA